In the genome of Calonectris borealis chromosome 14, bCalBor7.hap1.2, whole genome shotgun sequence, the window AAACCCAGCCataccaccccccacccctccatgcTGCTCCACACCGCGTCTCCTCGCAACTCcactccctccccatccccccagaGGGAACTGTGCACACCCTGCTCCTTTTTTAACCAAAATTCATTTATTTGTCACAAAATCCAAAGCCCTGTGGGTGCCGGGGGGAGCCACCCCTGCCCAAGCCCCCCAGGGGCTCCTCCCAGGgtctgcccagcccctgcctcagtttccccttcccaCGAGCAGGGCTTTCcagtggggggggtccccaaagcaAGCCAGGCTCTGGggtgaggaggaggtggtggggtcCCCCCAAGGAGACCAGctcggggggcactgggggtggatCAGGGGGGTTAGCCACGGAAGAGTGTCTCCTGGGTGGCGGGGTCCAGCTTGCCCCCTGGGACCGGCCCCCCCTTGCCGCCGGGGGGGTGGCTGTGCCCTGAGGAGTAGCTGGCGGAACGCTCGGTCCCGGGGCCGGGGGTCCGGCAGCAGAGGAGGGCGGCGCAGGCATGGCGGAAGCGGGGGTCGAAGAAGGCGTAGAGGAAGGGGTTGAGGCAGCTGTTGACGTAGGCAATGCCGGTGCAGTAGGGATGGAGGTTGTTGAGGAAGGCGTGGAGGCCGCAGGACCAcggcagcacctccaggtccATCAGGACGTAGAGGGTCTTGACCAGGTGGAagggcagccagcagcccccAAAGGCAGCCACCAGCACCGTGATGATGGTGAGGAGGCGCTTGCGCTTGCGGGGCCCCTCGGCCCGCTCCCGGCGGAAGTGGCTGGCCACGGTGCGGGCGATGAAGAAGTAGCAGGTCAGCATGACAGCAAAGGGGGCCACGAAGCCCAGGGCAGTGGAGGagagccccagccccacctcccAGGCGCCCTCCGTCCCCGGGGTGGCCAGACCCCCGTAGTCCATGTAGCAGGTAATCTTGgtgtcccctcccagggcagcCGCCCGCCGCAGcaccagggctggcagggccagcAGAGCCGCCAGCGCCCACAGGGCCACTGTGGCCACCAGCCCACTGACCCGAGAGCGCAGCTTGGCGGTGGCCAGGGGCCGGACGATGGCCAGGTAGCGGTCGAAGCTCAGCCCCGTCAGGCAGAAGACGCTGGCGTACATGTTGACGAAGACCAGGTAGCTGCTGACCTTGCAGGCAGCCGTGCCAAAGGGCCAGTGGTAGCCCAGCCAGGCGTAGGCAGCCCACAGTGGCAGGGTAGCCACGAAGGTGAGGTCGGCGGCAGCCAGGTTGGCAATGAAGGTGTCGGCCGAGCGCCGGCGGTCCCGGCCGCCCTTGAAGACGGTCCAGAGGACCAGCCCATTGCCTGCCGTGCCCAGCAGGAAGACCAGCAGGTAGATGGTGGGCAGCAGGGCCAGTGAGGGGCCCCACTCAGCGTACTCGCACTCTGTCTCGTTGTCCCCGTAGGCGTAGGCGTCCGTCGCCTCCTCCATGCCACCGGTCGctgggctcagctcagctcagctcatcCCGGGCTCACCGAGCTCCTCCGGCCCTCTGAGCCCGGCCCAACGAATCCCACCACGTtacctccccttcctcctcctcctccgccctcCTCCTTGAGGGGGCGGATGGGGTGGATGGATGGGGGGAGCCCCGTGGGAAATTTCACAgctccccctccacctccatcTGGCTCCTTCCTGGGGGGTTTTACCAAGCTCTCACCCAAGTGTCAAAGCATCAACCCCTGAGCTAACCCCCGTCCCCGCGCCGCAGGGTGGCTGCCTCCCAGGGGATTTCGGTCACCCCGCCGGCGCCCAGGTTTGGTGCCGCGGCTTGGGGAAGCCGCCTCGCCAGGGCAGGGGGGCTCGAAGGCCGGGCGCAGGTCCACCACCCTGCGAGTCCAAATTTGCATTTGGGATTTCACGTTCGGGGTGCTGCATTCGGCATTTTGCATCGGGGTGTTGCACTTCAGGTTTTGCATTTCGCCTTTGGAGTGTTGCACCGGCCGTTTTGCAGCAGGGTGTTGCCCTTGGGGGACTTTGCATTTGGCATTTGGGATGTGGCATTTGGCATTTTGCACTTGGGATTTTACATTTTGCTTCCAGGGTTTTGCATTTTGCAAACGGTCCTGGCACTGGGAGGGTCCCAAATTGCCGGGGCCCTATTTCGAGCGTGTCAAGCTGGGGACCTTTATGTGTTTACCAAAAATCTGAGGAGAGGGAGCTCTGGGATTTCCCCCCAGTCTGCAAAAAGACCATTTTAAGGCATTGTCTGCTGAAGGACCGGATGGCAATTGGGAGCCCTCGCTGCGTCCTGGTTCTGTGCAGGCTTTGCTGTCCAGTAAAAGAGCCAAACGCAGCAACGCCTCCAGCTGAGCCAAGAGAGAAGAAGaatcacccccaccccaaaaataaaacattcggagggagcaggaggaggagggaagctcTCCGCCGTGGCCAAGCTCTCGCAATTACAGCTTTGGGGAAAAGCGCTGGAGAAGCTGAGTGGAACTTTACAAAAAGTAAAGTCCGAAAAGCCGCGAGTGCCCCAGGAGGCCAGGAAAAGCGCGGGGGGGCTTGGGCTGGGCCAAAGAGCCGGAGGAGCGGAGGTGCCTTTCGCTGTTGGAATAGGTAAATCATGAGAGGAACGGGCTGCAAAAATGGCAAGGTTAAAACCCAAGCGCTGGCACAGTGGAGGAACGGCAGGGATGGAGGCTGGGGGAGGCGCAGCCGCTGCGAGGGCAAAACCCCCCGCGACCCCCTGCTGGTGCAGCAGGTCCCTTTTGCCAGCAAAGTGGTGTAAAGAAAGGGGGTGGTGGTGTAATTCAGTGGCTGAAACAGGGGGGCAGCTTGAAGGGGTctccaaaatgagaaaaaaatgagcgGTTcgggagggagaggggctggggaacGGGGGTGCGGGTTGGGGAGCGGCGGGTGGGCACGGCGGCCACCAAACCAGCCGCCCAAGGGGGACCCAAAGCTGGACCCAAAGCCATCAGTCTGGGAGAACAAACCAGGGCTAGagataatgaataataaaatattctaatgACCTGGGACAGTCTGCTTGGAAAGGCGCATGTTAACCCTGCAGGGTAAGGTGCTGAGGCCAGCAGgtcttaggaaaataaaaataaaaagctgctaaaaattgATGCATAAATGTGATGGCTGCTGATTTAAGTTAAAACCCAAAGTTTGTTTAAAGAAGGGGTGGACCCCCACACAAACCGAGCCTGATGAAGACGTTACTTAAGCCTATTAGctaataaatggaataaaatagggaaataaaagaaatgctaattAGACTCTTGGTATCGCCAGAAATTGCTACAAAGGGAGATGTTCCAGCCTGGATAACGAAGATCACTATTAATAACGATCTCAgctatttttgtcttctgtgggTAGCGCAGGGGAACAGGTAACCCTTTCCAGCCCCGCCAAGGCGATGCCTTGCCAAAAAGCCGCCGGCGACACTGGGGGTGCTGAAGGGTCCCCAGTCACCCCCTTGCCGCCCCAGCAGTGGGGACGGCTCCACTCATGCACTGTCCTCAGTGCCACCCTGGGGTCCCGGCATGGTCCCCAGCACCAGCTAACCCACGTGCAGCTTCCTCCGGTGGGAAGGAGCGTGCCGGCTGGCTGGAGACCCCCCCCGGGGTCGGGTTTGCCGTAGCCACGGGCAGTGGGTCAGTGGCCAGGGCTGGGTGAAGGGCCCCAAAGCcgcggggagcagcagcagggtgtAATCActggtgggggtggcagggctgaTAATGAACACCGCTATCTTAACGCCATTAGGCAGCGGGAATGCACCCGGGCCATGCggggaggggttatggggggctTGGGGTGCCGAGCCTGGCAGTGGGGGGCTCTGCAAGGAGACGGGGCGACAGGCTGCCCTCGAGCACCTGCAGCCCCATCCCAGACAGCAGCAAGAAGCTCCGGGGACTCCTAATCCCCAGGGAATAAATCCCAGGGGCCAGTAGCCAGCAGCTCCGTCTGGATGGCGGCGCAGAGCCAAGCCCACGTCCGTCCCTGCCGGCTCTGCACGGGCAACCCGGAGGGAGCAGCACCCATCGGGTGTGCTCAGAGGGAAAAGGCCGAGGTTTTGCTGCAGCTCCAGGATGAAGCCAAGGGCTCGGGGGCAAGCAGGAGCCCTCAGACCCGCTCGTGGTGCAGAGCTTTGCTGGGGAAAAGTTGAGCCCATCAAGCATCTGCCGGGTTCCTTGGCTTGGATCCATGCGACACAAAACCCACCCCCCAAACgcgtggcggggggctgccccactGGGGACGGGGGCCCCGGGCACCCCTTGCCAGGAAGGGCAGTGTTTGGCTTTGCCGCAAGGTGGGATTTGGCAACTTCCTCTGCAGCCATTTGGAGTTACTCACATCCTACCAGGGAAGCAACAGCTCTTCAGCTACATCTCTCCCTCTGGATCCTCTTTCCGTTAGGCTCTGCCAGGAAAAAACAGCCTTGGGGTCCCCAACCCGGGGGACACAGCCGGGTCTCGGAGGGGCACGTGCCCAAAGAGTGGCCGTAGTGGCAGCTCGGCTCACCAGCCTGGCTGAAAATCAAGACGGGAGGGACGCGTGCAGCAGCCGCCGGCAGCGCTTCTCCTTTGGTGACGGTGCAGCTGCCGCCATCCCCGGGGCCCGCGGCCCTCCTCCCCTCGCAGGCCTCGCTTCGGCAGGAGGGAGCTCGGGCTGCTCAGCGCGCCCGGAGGCTTGGGTCTGGGGTGGCATCTGTCCGCACTCTTCCGTGGGGTgaccctggcacccagcaccccggcaaGCGGGCGGGCAGGGAACAGGCAGGACGGCGCCGTTTGGTCCAGGGTGGGCGTGCGCGGCCGGTTTGTACACGTGAGCAGAGGTGTGCACACACAGGAGACGGCACGCGTGCAAGGCAAGTGTGCAAGGGGCTGCTTCTGCAGAGGGATGCTGCATGTGTGGGGGGTGCCAAGGGGAACGGGGGGTGTGGGTACGCAGGGggcacagcgccgtggggaggcGCATGGGCGCATCACCAGTGGGGTGGGCAGACGCCTGGGCCTGTGCAAGGGGGTCTGCAACTGCTGAGCGTGGAAGCACGCCCGCGGCTGCACGGGTGGTTGCCCAGCTGCGCACACTGCCCCTGTGCAGGCACCCACGGGGTGTCAGGGTGCACCCGTGGGGGGGCATTTCTGCCAGGCAGCACCAACGGGTGCCCCGCATCCCAGCAGGCCGAAGTGGGGGCACCCAGGCCCAGCTGCGGGCAGAGAGCTCCTCCTGGTGGCAGTCCCCGTGCCAGTGTCCCCACGGGGCCACCCCCGTCCAGGGGAcatccaggggctgggggggctgagaGAAGAGCCAGGGCCCCCCTGAACCAACCAACGAAGTTTTATTGTCCTGTCAAAGTGGCACCAAAATCCTGACCTGTTGCTCTTTGTCCAGAGGGTGATACAAGAGCAgggggcaaggggaagggagggggctcGCTGCCCACCCCTCCAGCTCCTGGGTACACAGGGACCGAGGGGAAGAGGAACGCGGGGCGAGGCCCACGGGCCGAGGCGAGGGAGGACGtgttggggagggggacagggaccctgCGAGCATCGTACAAAGTGcatagatgtgtgtgtgtgtgtgtgtgtgtgtgtcctgccgcggggagggggcaggcctGATCCTGGGGACAGCGGCCGTCAGCTCCAGGGACGTGCTGGCAGGAGAGCGAACCTGGAGGAGACAcagtggggagaggggggtgagGACCCTGCAGGgagccccagcccaggggtgACCCAGCCCTGGGGATGTCCCTCGGCAGGACCAGGCAGCACAGAGcccagggacacagggacacgctCCCACCCGGCCCACCCCATCTGGTGCTGCAGGGCCTGTGCCACGGCCAAATCTGCCTacacaccccctccagccccctgggaTACAGAGCCCCGACACAGGGaatgtggggagggggaggccccAGCTATGCCTTGCCCCAGGTGCTGGGGTGGGCCGGGGTCCGTCCCCCAGCGTCCCCCCAGCTCCCGCACTCACCCGCTcaaggtttcttctttttcagcttcAGCGCTTGCAGCCAGTGGGGGGGGGAGGCATCAGACCTGGCAGGTGTTGGCACAGCGTTGGCACGTGCCCCCAGAAACACCCCCAGGACCCAGCCCAACCCCCTGGGGACAGAGCCAAGAGGGACCCCCAGCTGACCGCTGCTCCCCGGGGGACACGGTCGGGCAgggagggcgggcagggagcTGCCGCACCGGCTGCGGCTTTAAGGGCTCGGTCCCAAGCGCTGTTTAGGGTGGAGCAGCCCGGCTCTCCAGGCAACGGGCCCTGGGAAAGCTGGGCCCAGCAAAGCCTGCCCCCACGCCCAGCTCCAGCCAGGCAAGGGCCCggcccagcctcctgctgcctgtTACGCCAGCAGCCTGGAGAGTCCCAGCACCCCTCAATATCCCTTCACACCTCTAAAGCACCCCCAAAATCTTCATGCCTCTGGAAAAACCCACCCTCTGTACTGCTTCAGTGGGCGGCAGAACCGGGTTAACAGCCCCCCAACACGTCCCCACCCTTCAGCATCCCCCCTGCATCGGCCGCATCTGTCCCCAAACCTGCACACatgccccccaaaccccgctTTCCCACCCCTGTTGCTCCCCGAGCCCGGCCCCGAggcacagccctcgcctccctACGAGGGTCCCGCGCCCCCAACACTCACCCTGAGGACTTCTCTGGCTTGGGGGGCAGCGCCAGGGGCTTGCCGCTCAAGCCCGGGATCTTGCAGGACTTGGAGCGCTGGACatgggggtctttggggggggtTGCCTTGCTGTCCCCTGGCGGTGCCCCCTCCTCGGCCGAGCGGTTTCGGCCCCTCAGCTTGGCCTGGGCACAGATGAGTGAAGTCAGGCTGGCACACggtgctgtgccccctcccaaatcctcccaccgcctcctccccatccctccctgtgCTGCCTGCCTTTGGCCAACCCCCAGGCCCAACCTGCCTCAGCTTCCCCGCCCCTTGTTAAGCCCTCCCGTCCAGGTCCAGCTGGCCGGGAGGTGTCACCCCACTCGCTCGGGTCCCGGCAGGCCCCACCTTGAGGGCAGAT includes:
- the APLNR gene encoding apelin receptor — translated: MEEATDAYAYGDNETECEYAEWGPSLALLPTIYLLVFLLGTAGNGLVLWTVFKGGRDRRRSADTFIANLAAADLTFVATLPLWAAYAWLGYHWPFGTAACKVSSYLVFVNMYASVFCLTGLSFDRYLAIVRPLATAKLRSRVSGLVATVALWALAALLALPALVLRRAAALGGDTKITCYMDYGGLATPGTEGAWEVGLGLSSTALGFVAPFAVMLTCYFFIARTVASHFRRERAEGPRKRKRLLTIITVLVAAFGGCWLPFHLVKTLYVLMDLEVLPWSCGLHAFLNNLHPYCTGIAYVNSCLNPFLYAFFDPRFRHACAALLCCRTPGPGTERSASYSSGHSHPPGGKGGPVPGGKLDPATQETLFRG